Proteins found in one Geomonas subterranea genomic segment:
- a CDS encoding DUF4402 domain-containing protein yields the protein MSAKGMPAKAGAIFLALRLLTAESAIAAPTSVTRNQDFNFGKVAGGAGRAGTVTITSAGSRTYSGSVLPLGTSFSPARFTITGTVGKSYTITLPAEFTINAGGDQMTVTAVTPSIPLTGVIPAGGTVSFSVGGTLNVGATQRNALYSSNMNVTVK from the coding sequence CTTCCTGGCGCTGCGGCTTTTGACCGCAGAGAGCGCAATCGCCGCGCCGACCTCCGTCACCAGGAACCAGGACTTCAACTTCGGCAAGGTCGCCGGCGGGGCGGGGCGCGCCGGCACGGTCACCATCACCTCCGCCGGGAGCAGGACCTATTCCGGGAGCGTCCTCCCGCTGGGAACCTCCTTCTCGCCCGCACGCTTCACCATCACGGGAACCGTCGGCAAAAGCTACACCATCACCCTGCCGGCCGAGTTCACCATCAACGCAGGAGGGGACCAGATGACGGTGACGGCGGTCACCCCTTCCATACCACTCACCGGGGTGATTCCTGCCGGGGGGACGGTCTCCTTCTCGGTGGGGGGGACCCTGAACGTGGGTGCAACGCAGCGCAACGCCCTTTACAGCAGCAACATGAACGTTACGGTGAAATGA
- a CDS encoding fimbrial biogenesis chaperone — protein MKLLLIKSMVLLLTAAQVILGTPTVTVIAADLMVYPTRVVLTDRQRTAQVDIINSGAAQATYKITMVRRRMTETGDFREVTTPEKDEKFADEVVKFSPRQVTLLPGGGQTIRIMFKIPPQLGPGEYRSHMLFTRAAPAIASLPEQEDEEPGVIKMNIVANVGISIPVIARHGELEAGATIDPASVELRQQGGKQQVLAFTMLRNGTRSVYGDVAAYRGEDKVAEGKGFAIYTPNTARKVAIVVQENTRLRSGDTVRLVFTERDEKKPLAETAVVLP, from the coding sequence GTGAAGCTACTGCTGATCAAGTCGATGGTTTTGCTGTTAACCGCCGCGCAAGTCATCCTGGGCACGCCCACCGTGACGGTCATCGCGGCCGATCTCATGGTGTACCCGACCCGGGTCGTCCTGACCGACAGGCAGCGGACCGCGCAGGTCGACATCATCAACTCCGGAGCCGCCCAAGCCACCTACAAGATCACCATGGTGAGGAGACGGATGACGGAGACGGGGGACTTCCGGGAGGTGACCACGCCTGAAAAGGATGAGAAGTTCGCTGACGAGGTGGTCAAGTTCTCCCCGCGCCAGGTGACCCTGCTGCCGGGAGGCGGTCAGACCATACGCATCATGTTCAAAATCCCCCCCCAGCTAGGGCCGGGAGAGTACCGCTCCCACATGCTGTTCACGCGCGCCGCCCCTGCCATCGCCAGCCTCCCGGAGCAAGAGGACGAAGAACCGGGCGTCATCAAGATGAACATCGTCGCCAACGTCGGGATCTCCATTCCGGTCATCGCCCGCCACGGTGAGCTGGAAGCGGGTGCGACCATAGACCCCGCATCGGTCGAGCTACGGCAGCAGGGGGGAAAACAGCAGGTGCTCGCCTTCACCATGCTCCGGAACGGCACCAGGTCGGTGTACGGCGACGTGGCAGCCTACCGCGGCGAGGATAAGGTCGCCGAGGGGAAAGGCTTCGCCATCTACACCCCCAATACGGCGCGCAAGGTAGCCATAGTCGTGCAGGAGAACACGCGTCTCAGAAGCGGCGACACGGTACGCCTGGTCTTCACCGAGCGTGACGAAAAAAAGCCGTTGGCCGAGACCGCCGTCGTCCTTCCCTAG